A portion of the Streptomyces sp. NBC_01335 genome contains these proteins:
- a CDS encoding endonuclease/exonuclease/phosphatase family protein has product MVLTPLPDSRTEDDGSAVVRVLSYNIRSMRDDPAALARVIRACAPDLVFVQEAPRFFRWRKAAARLAAATDLVVLSGGATAAGPLLLCSLRATVERTEDVLLPRTPGLHRRGFATAVVKIAGTRLGVVSCHLSLRPDERLAQARALLERVEAMGVGHAVVGGDLNDVPAGDAFRLIAGRLHDGWAVRPWGGEHTFPADGPVRRIDAVLTTDGVEILGCGVPAGLPGIGDADLRAATDHLPVLAALRVPAAARAGDRA; this is encoded by the coding sequence ATGGTTCTGACGCCGCTGCCCGACTCCCGTACCGAGGACGACGGTTCGGCCGTCGTCCGGGTCCTCAGCTACAACATCCGCTCGATGCGCGACGACCCCGCCGCCCTGGCCCGCGTCATCCGCGCCTGCGCCCCCGACCTGGTGTTCGTCCAGGAGGCGCCGCGCTTCTTCCGCTGGCGCAAGGCCGCCGCCCGGCTCGCCGCCGCGACCGACCTGGTCGTCCTCTCCGGTGGCGCCACCGCCGCCGGCCCCCTGCTGCTCTGCTCCCTGCGCGCCACCGTCGAACGCACCGAGGACGTCCTGCTGCCGCGCACCCCCGGGCTGCACCGCAGGGGCTTCGCCACGGCGGTGGTCAAGATCGCCGGGACCCGGCTGGGCGTGGTCAGCTGCCATCTGAGCCTGCGGCCGGACGAACGCCTCGCCCAGGCCCGGGCGCTGCTGGAGCGGGTGGAGGCGATGGGCGTCGGGCACGCGGTGGTGGGCGGCGACCTCAACGACGTACCGGCCGGGGACGCGTTCCGGCTGATCGCCGGGCGGCTCCACGACGGCTGGGCGGTACGGCCCTGGGGCGGGGAGCACACCTTCCCGGCCGACGGGCCGGTCCGCCGCATCGACGCCGTCCTCACCACGGACGGCGTCGAGATCCTCGGCTGCGGTGTCCCGGCCGGGCTCCCCGGCATCGGCGACGCCGATCTGCGGGCGGCCACGGACCATCTGCCGGTCCTGGCCGCCCTCCGGGTGCCCGCCGCCGCCCGCGCGGGCGACCGGGCCTGA
- a CDS encoding ROK family glucokinase gives MGLTIGVDIGGTKIAAGVVDEEGQILSMFKVPTPPTASGIVDAICSAVDGAREGHTIEAVGIGAAGYVDDKRATVLFAPNIDWRHEPLKDEVEQRVGLPVVVENDANAAAWGEYRFGAGKGHDDVICITLGTGLGGGIIIGNKLRRGRFGVAAEFGHIRVVPDGLLCGCGSQGCWEQYASGRALVRYAKQRANATPENAAVLLSLGDGTVEGIEGKHISEAARQGDAVAIDSFRELARWAGAGLADLASLFDPSAFIVGGGVSDEGELVLDPIRKSFRRWLIGGEWRPHAQVLAAQLGGKAGLVGAADLARQG, from the coding sequence ATGGGACTCACCATCGGCGTCGATATCGGCGGCACGAAGATCGCGGCTGGAGTGGTCGACGAAGAGGGCCAGATCCTCTCGATGTTCAAAGTACCGACCCCGCCGACGGCCTCGGGCATCGTCGACGCCATCTGCTCGGCCGTGGACGGTGCGCGCGAGGGCCACACCATCGAAGCGGTCGGCATCGGCGCGGCGGGATACGTCGACGACAAGCGCGCGACCGTGCTCTTCGCACCGAACATCGACTGGCGCCACGAGCCGCTCAAGGACGAGGTCGAACAGCGTGTCGGCCTCCCCGTCGTCGTCGAGAACGACGCGAACGCGGCGGCCTGGGGCGAGTACCGCTTCGGCGCGGGCAAGGGCCACGACGACGTCATCTGCATCACGCTCGGCACCGGCCTCGGTGGCGGCATCATCATCGGCAACAAGCTGCGGCGCGGACGCTTCGGCGTAGCGGCCGAGTTCGGCCACATCCGGGTCGTCCCGGACGGCCTGCTCTGCGGCTGCGGCAGCCAGGGCTGCTGGGAGCAGTACGCCTCCGGCCGCGCCCTGGTGCGGTACGCCAAGCAGCGCGCCAACGCGACCCCGGAGAACGCCGCCGTCCTGCTCTCGCTCGGCGACGGCACGGTCGAGGGCATCGAGGGCAAGCACATCAGCGAGGCCGCCCGCCAGGGCGACGCGGTGGCCATCGACTCGTTCCGCGAGCTGGCCCGCTGGGCCGGCGCCGGCCTGGCCGACCTGGCCTCCCTCTTCGACCCGTCCGCCTTCATCGTCGGCGGCGGCGTCTCCGACGAGGGCGAACTGGTCCTGGACCCGATCCGCAAGTCGTTCCGCCGCTGGCTGATCGGCGGCGAGTGGCGTCCGCACGCCCAGGTCCTCGCCGCCCAGCTCGGAGGCAAGGCCGGACTGGTCGGCGCGGCCGACCTGGCCCGCCAGGGCTGA
- a CDS encoding alpha/beta hydrolase: MPVLPGAEPFRHEGGEVGVLLCHGFTGSPQSLRPWADYLAARGYTVSLPLLPGHGTRWEDMAVTGWQDWYAEVDRELRVLRERCARVFVFGLSMGGALALRLAARHGDAVGGLVLVNPANKVHGLSAYALPVARHLVRTTKGLAGDIALEGAREVGYDRVPLHSAHSLRRFLRIVDAELPQVTQPLLLLHSSQDHVVPPADTARILGRVSSRDVEEVLLEQSYHVATLDHDAERIFDESHRFLARLASAVAEKGGTSGG, translated from the coding sequence GTGCCGGTCCTCCCTGGAGCCGAGCCGTTCCGCCACGAGGGCGGAGAGGTCGGCGTCCTCCTCTGTCATGGCTTCACCGGATCGCCCCAGTCGCTGCGCCCGTGGGCCGACTACCTCGCAGCGCGCGGGTACACCGTGTCGCTGCCGCTGCTGCCGGGGCACGGCACGCGGTGGGAGGACATGGCGGTCACCGGCTGGCAGGACTGGTACGCCGAGGTGGACCGGGAGTTGCGGGTGCTGCGCGAGAGGTGCGCGCGGGTCTTCGTCTTCGGCCTCTCCATGGGCGGGGCGCTGGCGCTGCGGCTGGCCGCGCGGCACGGCGACGCGGTCGGCGGGCTGGTGCTGGTCAACCCGGCGAACAAGGTGCACGGCCTGTCCGCGTACGCCCTGCCGGTCGCCCGCCACCTCGTCCGTACGACGAAGGGGCTGGCCGGGGACATCGCGCTGGAGGGTGCGCGCGAGGTGGGTTACGACCGGGTCCCGCTGCACTCCGCCCACTCGCTGCGGCGGTTCCTGCGGATCGTCGACGCCGAACTCCCGCAGGTGACGCAGCCGTTGCTGCTGCTGCACAGCTCGCAGGACCACGTGGTGCCGCCCGCCGACACGGCCCGCATCCTCGGCAGGGTGTCCTCGCGGGACGTCGAGGAGGTGCTGCTGGAACAGAGTTACCACGTCGCGACGTTGGACCATGACGCGGAGCGGATCTTCGACGAGAGCCACCGGTTCCTCGCCCGTCTCGCGTCCGCAGTCGCGGAGAAGGGGGGTACGTCCGGTGGCTGA